One Flavobacteriales bacterium genomic window carries:
- the lptB gene encoding LPS export ABC transporter ATP-binding protein, which yields QGEIVGLLGPNGAGKTTSFYMIVGLVTPLNGRIFLDDRDITEEPMYRRAQLGVGYLPQEASVFRKLTVEDNLKAILEMTKLSKKEQELKVESLIDEFGLGHVRKNRGDFLSGGERRRTEIARALATDPKFILLDEPFAGVDPIAVEDIQSIVARLKEKNIGILITDHNVNETLSITDRAYLLFEGSILKQGTAEELAEDEQVRKLYLGKHFELKRKTF from the coding sequence CCCAAGGTGAGATCGTAGGATTGCTCGGACCCAATGGAGCGGGAAAGACGACCTCCTTCTATATGATCGTAGGGTTGGTAACGCCACTGAATGGACGTATCTTCTTGGACGACAGGGACATCACCGAAGAGCCCATGTACCGTAGAGCGCAATTAGGGGTGGGTTATCTACCGCAAGAGGCCTCTGTATTCAGAAAGCTAACTGTGGAGGATAATCTGAAGGCCATCTTGGAAATGACCAAGCTGAGTAAGAAGGAGCAGGAGCTCAAAGTGGAATCCTTGATCGATGAATTCGGCCTAGGACATGTCAGAAAGAACAGGGGCGATTTCTTAAGTGGAGGAGAACGGAGAAGGACCGAGATAGCACGCGCCTTGGCCACCGATCCGAAATTCATTCTCCTCGATGAACCTTTTGCCGGGGTCGACCCCATTGCTGTGGAGGATATACAGAGCATTGTAGCCCGACTCAAAGAGAAGAACATCGGCATATTGATCACTGATCACAATGTGAATGAGACGCTGAGTATCACTGACCGGGCCTATCTGCTTTTTGAAGGAAGTATCCTTAAACAAGGCACGGCCGAAGAGCTAGCTGAAGATGAGCAGGTACGTAAGCTCTACCTCGGTAAGCATTTCGAGCTGAAGCGAAAGACTTTTTGA